The genomic window AAAATGGAGCGAGCGCTCCCAGGTGAGCCACTCCCTAGCTCAGATTCTCAGTAAAATGGTGCTGGATGACTTTAAACAGCGATATCAGTCTGCATCAGAGGCTCTTAAGGATCTTGAAGCTCTTGAAGCTTTTAATGATGTTGTAAATTCCCAAAGCAGATACCTCATGCCACAGGATGACTCATTAATGAATACTTTAGACGATTTAGGCACTCCCACAAAATCTTGTTCAGAAGGACAAGAGACTGACAAATAAAAAAATATCCAATTGCTGTGGAAGCTGTTCTTGAGCAGGGGAAGCAGAATCTGATAGTTGTATTGGATACAAGAATTTGGATAATTTAATTTTTGGAGTTCCCCAAGAATAATTAGGCATAAGGGCGGGGAGAAGAGAAGAAGGATTTTCTCCCATACACGCCGCCCCTTCTATGTTCGTGTCTTCTTCACTCAATCCTGCACATGATTTTAAGTTAAGGACAAGAATTCTTCTCCTGTCGTGGGATGAATGGCTATTGTTTCATCCAAATCTTCTTTGGTAATGCCCTTGCGAATTGCCACGCCGAGACTTTGAATGATATCTGCTGCGTGTTCACCCACCATATGAGCACCCAAAACTTGCCCAGAATCACCATTTAACACTATCTTCATAGTAGTTGGCTCATTCTGTTCGATTAACTGATACAACAGTGGTTGGAACTGGGTGCAGTAGCATTGTACAGATTCACCAAATTTTTCCCGTGCTTTGGCTTCTGTCATTCCCACACTAGCCGCTTCTGGACGGCAAAAAACAGCAGTGGGCACATAATCATAATTCAGTTTTTGCGCCTTGTTCCCAAAAACTGTATCGGCAAAGGCAATACCTTCTGCCTTAGCCACTGGAGACAATTGCAGGCGGCTGGTGCAGTCACCTACAGCAAAAATATTTTCTTGGCTGGTGCGGCTGTATTCATCTACTTTAATTGCACCATCTTCACCAAGTTCAACATGGGCATTTTCCAAGCCAAGATTCTTGGTATTTGGAGCGTAACCTGTGGCAACTAAGATGGTATCTGCTGTAATTATTTCTCGGCTCTCACCAGTAATAGTTAACAACAAACCTTCTTCGGAGAATTTGATTTCTTGACTAGTGCTGTTGGTGAACAACTTAATTCCGCGTTTGCTCAAACCCTGTTGTACCGCAGAGCGAATGTCATTATCAAACCCCGATAAAATCATCTCGTCTTTTTCAATTACCGTCACCTCGCAGCCAAAAGCGTGCATCATGCTGGAAAATTCTACGCCAATATAGCCGCCGCCAATGACTGCTAAACGTTTCGGCAGATAAGGCAACTGAAACATTTCGCGGGATGTGATGGCGTATTCTATACCTGGGATTTGGGGCTTGAGGGGTTGTCCTCCCACAGCAATTAAAATTTTGTCTGCTGTAACTTTGCGTCCATCAATATTGATAGTATGGGTATCGATGAAAGTGGCATATTCAGAAATTAGTTCAATTCCAGCTTTGTGCAATTGCTGAAAATAGGATTGGTTAATCCTGTCAATATGCTGGTGTACTGACTTAATAAATAATGTCCAGTCAAAGTATGTTTGACAGTCACTCCACCCATAACTCTGCGCTATTTGATTTTGCAGGGCGAAGTCAGCTGCGTAAACAATCAGTTTTTTGGGAACGCAACCGCGATTTACACAGGTTCCACCGATGGCTTCTTGTTCAGCAACAGCTACACGGACTCCGTAACTAGCTGCTTTTTTAGCTGCTGCCAATCCCCCAGGCCCAGCACCAATGATAAACAAGTCGTAATCAAATGTCATAAAAATCTGTTCCTTTTTCACTTTTTGGAAAGCAGAGCTATTTCATCCCTTATAGTTACTCAGACAAAACTTCATCTACTGTCTTTAGGTGGACAAATTGGGATGAAACCAGGCTGATATGTAGCAGATTGCCGCCTTAATAGCAATTACATCCAAAAGGAACAGCGATCGCCCGAATATTGCTAAGTTGTATTACATTATCTTGCCAAAAAAGGATCTTGTCTATCCTACAAAAGGTAAATGTTTGCGATGCCTAGTTTGGGGGGGTATGCGATCGCACTTCTGGGCAGTAGCTGCATTGAAAAAAATTCAGCCGATTAAGCCATTGATGCCAGACATGAATTAGCCTTGCGCGGTCAAATTCAAAAATCTCTGCTTCTTCACCTGGCAAGGCCACGACAATGAGAGCATGGTTAATTTTGCAGTTAAACAGGCGATCGCTATAATACCGATTTATGGCACCACCATAAGCAGCTAGTTGTAAAGGCTTGTCATAAAGCTTATCAAATCTCAGTTTTGGTTCCTCGGCTGTAGTCCATTCAATTAAATACGGAACACCTTGATAACGAGCAACTAAATCAACTTTCCCGGCGTAAACTTCCTGATAGTTAGGCACAACTTGCTCAACCAGTTGCACATCGCTAAGTTGGTTTAGCACAGATTGAACACTATCCCAGTAAGGCTGAATCAGGCTGCTGTCAGGTTTGGGCGAGTAACCTTGCAGGTGTTCTTTAATCAACTGGTGCAAGGCATTTCCTCGACGGCGGCTGTTAGCGGCAATTCGATTTGCCTCTGCATCGCCAACTTTATTACGCCAATAGGAAAGGGCGGCTAGAGATTTTGGTGGCTGTGTCGCTTTTAAAACTGTGGTGACAGCAGGGAGAAGAACGCCACCATTGCCTTGATAGTAGCATCGTCCGTTGATATAGGTAGATTTCATAAGTTGCGAGTAATGAATTACTACATCAACTAGCTTCGAGGGTTGGTGTCTGAGATAACGTCTGAGTCAGCTATCCAGAGTGTCTGACTTGGTGTATGAGTGTGTATGACTTTTAATTAGTTAATTAGCTTTAGTTAAGATGATTAAAAGTTGCGTAGTTTAAATATGGCAGAGCGTGGGCTTAAAGCATCTACAGAAGGTATCGCAAAAGCAAATCAAGCTTTGATCCGTAATAATTTAAATAAGACTGCTTTAGCAAGAGATTTAGGACTATCTCGCGCAACAGTTACCAATTTCTTTCGGGTGATACCAATTGATCGCCTCAATTTTGAAGAAATTTGTAAAAGGCTCGGTCTAAATTGGCAAGAGATAGTTGATATTCCAGTTTGTAAATCTCAAACAGAGGAACATCAAAATACAACATCAAAAACTTTTGATTTTTTGGGGCGTGAGGATGCGATAAAATATCAGTTACTAAAGGAAGAAATTGATAAAATGTTCGCCTCAGAGCTTGACATACAGCAGCTTCTTAAATTCGTAAGCTGTAAATCGCGTCAAATTAAAGCTGAAAGCTATACGGAACATAAATTATCAGCTATCCGTGCTTACTATCTACACCTTTATTCTAATTCAGGCATTGATCTCTATCTGGCTTTTTCCCTTGATTCAAGTATTAAATATAATCCTTCTCTGATGCTAGACTTGAATCTTGCCAAAACCCTAAGTTGCTTTTATGACTTCCCTCGTAGTTTGAGTCACGCTAGTTATATTGCCGATTTCCTAGAACTCGCTATTAAACAACTTGCTCATAATAAAATAAACTTACAACAATCACAAAAAGACCAATTGCTAAGTGAACTGCGAGAACTGAGACAACAACTACCTTCTGAGTTAGAGTTAGTACCATCTAGTCCGAACACTAAAAACGATGAAGACAGGACAAGATTTGAAAAATTTATCGGATGGTGGCAGAATGAAGGTCAGAACTGGGCTGGAGAACTTAGAACTGTGATGATTGCTTATAGAGGCATTAGTCAGGATTTTTGGTTGTTAGATAAACAAAAATTGATAGTACTTCATCGTTATTACTCGTTCAACAAATTGTTAGTAGATTTTCTAAGAAATACTTCTGATAACATCCGATCGCACATCGAAGACACCCTACTCTTACCCATTGCTGAAATAGAAAAACGACCATTCAAAAATTAAATCGCCTTCTTCTTTGCGTGAGGTAAAAATCAAAAACAAAGGCGGGTGCGGGGATTGAACCCGCTAATCCCCACAATGGTGGAGACATAACCGATAACCCTAAATTCTTCGGCCCCGAAAGGCAAGTTGCGAACAGGGATAACCCGCCATGAAATATGAAGGATAAAGTGTTCATCCTTTACCCTTCAGCAATATCTACAACTCATCCGTAGCCAGCATTTGGATGATCCGAGGCGTACCCGGATCAAACCCTGCCAAATCCCAAGACAGTGAATCTTCAGGATCTACCAAAGTAATTTGGTAAGGTGTCAAGCTGACATACACCGCCTTGACGTTAGGATTTACCTTTTTGCGGTATTCCTTCAGCGCTTGACTTGGATGCTTATTTCCCGCCCAGCTTTCTGAGTCAGTCCAAAAGCAGACAACATCCGCCTTGAACTTATTCTTAATCATCCAGTCGTAAGCCA from Nostoc sp. UHCC 0926 includes these protein-coding regions:
- a CDS encoding exonuclease, whose product is MKSTYINGRCYYQGNGGVLLPAVTTVLKATQPPKSLAALSYWRNKVGDAEANRIAANSRRRGNALHQLIKEHLQGYSPKPDSSLIQPYWDSVQSVLNQLSDVQLVEQVVPNYQEVYAGKVDLVARYQGVPYLIEWTTAEEPKLRFDKLYDKPLQLAAYGGAINRYYSDRLFNCKINHALIVVALPGEEAEIFEFDRARLIHVWHQWLNRLNFFQCSYCPEVRSHTPPN
- a CDS encoding helix-turn-helix domain-containing protein, whose amino-acid sequence is MAERGLKASTEGIAKANQALIRNNLNKTALARDLGLSRATVTNFFRVIPIDRLNFEEICKRLGLNWQEIVDIPVCKSQTEEHQNTTSKTFDFLGREDAIKYQLLKEEIDKMFASELDIQQLLKFVSCKSRQIKAESYTEHKLSAIRAYYLHLYSNSGIDLYLAFSLDSSIKYNPSLMLDLNLAKTLSCFYDFPRSLSHASYIADFLELAIKQLAHNKINLQQSQKDQLLSELRELRQQLPSELELVPSSPNTKNDEDRTRFEKFIGWWQNEGQNWAGELRTVMIAYRGISQDFWLLDKQKLIVLHRYYSFNKLLVDFLRNTSDNIRSHIEDTLLLPIAEIEKRPFKN
- the gorA gene encoding glutathione-disulfide reductase; translation: MTFDYDLFIIGAGPGGLAAAKKAASYGVRVAVAEQEAIGGTCVNRGCVPKKLIVYAADFALQNQIAQSYGWSDCQTYFDWTLFIKSVHQHIDRINQSYFQQLHKAGIELISEYATFIDTHTINIDGRKVTADKILIAVGGQPLKPQIPGIEYAITSREMFQLPYLPKRLAVIGGGYIGVEFSSMMHAFGCEVTVIEKDEMILSGFDNDIRSAVQQGLSKRGIKLFTNSTSQEIKFSEEGLLLTITGESREIITADTILVATGYAPNTKNLGLENAHVELGEDGAIKVDEYSRTSQENIFAVGDCTSRLQLSPVAKAEGIAFADTVFGNKAQKLNYDYVPTAVFCRPEAASVGMTEAKAREKFGESVQCYCTQFQPLLYQLIEQNEPTTMKIVLNGDSGQVLGAHMVGEHAADIIQSLGVAIRKGITKEDLDETIAIHPTTGEEFLSLT